A window from Cryptomeria japonica chromosome 1, Sugi_1.0, whole genome shotgun sequence encodes these proteins:
- the LOC131040356 gene encoding putative receptor protein kinase ZmPK1, whose amino-acid sequence MDCCYFIHHRHLVLCALFGLSLISAQQIHGLQSLSLGDSLTPERNQTVLQSPDGTFSAGFYAVGINAYSFAIWYSQTCFPYTVVWMANRDRPVNGKDSRLRLQKDGNFVLLDVDGSAVWTTNTRGLDVTEAELLPAGNLVLLGSTGQIIWQSFDSPTDTLLPKQFFTKNTQLISRMGSENYRSGYYRLYFSDDNYLGLIYEGLNVSSKYWPDPWNTPADNGRNTFNITRIAVLDGSGGFSSSDQFSFNAWDYGEGPLRRLTLDIDGNLRLYSLNLQNHSWKISWIAKLQQCRIHGLCGPYGMCTYTPEPICVCPPGFERVDLNDWFKGCRPLKKLSCGANRSQIIKLPLADYYGYDYFKRDGMSILECEKFCMDDCNCLGFSYRNSGTGTCYPKYLLISGFQSPEAGNDMYIKISIDESSVTNISSLPKLLHSDSGSPQCSLQLESLVQPQNISCTVGKKGQTSQLTIALVSFVAALGFTEIVCIALGRWFFIKAFHEADVYNRQGYFAVPGGLKRFKFSELSRATENFRESVGKGRFGSVFKGLLLAENKVVAVKRLERVSQGEDEFWADLRTVGRVNHINLVRMFGYCVEAKHRLLVYEYVENGSLDRYLFTQDSSRVLDWNTRLQIAVGTAKGLAYLHEECLERVFHCDIKPENILLDQQFRAKISDFGVAKLAGSGHVNSGLAFSTIRGTRGYLAPEWTMNLPITAKADVYSFGILLLELVSGQKAAQFNLSGNNFVQWAFDNVKDKKWTENMVDPKLGTRDVEWKSMVEMERVLKIALLCIEQDNDERPSMSQVVEMLNPAVEEGDGKEIEMSQIFRQTGQLSYYESTPSDASTSQISPLSVAYE is encoded by the coding sequence ATGGATTGTTGTTATTTTATTCACCATCGACACTTGGTATTGTGTGCACTTTTTGGGCTTTCCCTAATCTCTGCACAACAGATTCATGGATTACAAAGCCTGAGCTTAGGAGATTCCCTCACACCGGAAAGAAATCAAACTGTCCTACAGTCTCCGGATGGCACATTTTCCGCTGGGTTTTATGCTGTTGGCATCAACGCCTATAGTTTTGCAATATGGTATTCTCAAACTTGCTTCCCGTATACAGTTGTTTGGATGGCCAATAGGGACCGACCTGTCAACGGCAAGGATTCCCGTCTTCGTCTTCAGAAGGACGGAAACTTCGTACTTTTGGATGTAGATGGAAGCGCTGTATGGACAACGAACACCAGAGGTCTTGATGTGACGGAAGCGGAGCTTCTACCTGCGGGGAATCTTGTCCTACTCGGCTCTACCGGACAAATAATTTGGCAAAGCTTCGATTCGCCTACTGATACCCTTCTTCCCAAGCAGTTCTTCACAAAGAACACACAGCTCATTTCCAGAATGGGATCGGAAAACTACAGGTCTGGCTACTATCGTCTATATTTCAGCGATGACAACTATCTCGGGCTCATTTACGAAGGGTTGAATGTCTCCAGCAAGTATTGGCCTGATCCATGGAACACTCCAGCTGATAACGGCAGAAACACTTTTAATATTACTCGCATAGCAGTTCTAGACGGATCTGGTGGTTTCAGCTCAAGCGATCAGTTTAGTTTTAATGCTTGGGACTATGGTGAAGGTCCCCTCAGAAGATTGACTCTGGATATTGACGGTAACCTGAGATTGTACAGCCTCAATTTGCAAAATCACAGCTGGAAAATCTCATGGATTGCAAAGTTACAGCAGTGCAGAATCCACGGTCTGTGCGGTCCTTATGGTATGTGCACATATACACCAGAGCCCATATGTGTGTGCCCGCCTGGTTTTGAAAGAGTGGATTTAAATGATTGGTTCAAAGGATGCCGACCGCTCAAGAAGCTCTCTTGCGGTGCAAATCGTTCGCAGATTATTAAGCTTCCGTTGGCAGATTATTATGGTTATGattatttcaaaagagatggtatgTCAATACTGGAGTGCGAAAAATTCTGCATGGATGATTGCAATTGTTTAGGGTTTAGCTACAGAAACAGCGGCACAGGTACTTGCTATCCGAAGTATTTACTTATTAGTGGATTTCAATCCCCAGAGGCTGGAAATGACATGTATATTAAAATATCCATTGATGAATCTTCAGTGACCAATATCTCATCTCTGCCGAAGTTACTGCATTCTGACTCGGGCTCACCGCAATGTTCGCTGCAGTTGGAATCCCTAGTACAACCACAAAATATTTCGTGTACAGTTGGAAAGAAGGGGCAAACAAGTCAGCTGACCATTGCTCTGGTCTCTTTTGTTGCTGCTCTTGGGTTCACAGAAATTGTTTGCATAGCTTTGGGACGATGGTTTTTCATTAAAGCTTTTCACGAGGCCGATGTCTATAATCGACAAGGCTACTTCGCCGTTCCTGGAGGGCTCAAAAGGTTTAAGTTTTCAGAACTTAGTAGAGCGACGGAAAATTTCAGAGAGAGTGTTGGAAAGGGTCGATTTGGGAGTGTGTTCAAGGGCCTTCTCCTCGCCGAAAACAAAGTGGTTGCAGTGAAGCGATTGGAAAGAGTGTCTCAAGGAGAAGATGAGTTCTGGGCAGACTTAAGAACGGTTGGCCGCGTCAATCACATAAATCTGGTTAGAATGTTTGGATACTGTGTAGAGGCAAAGCACAGACTGTTGGTTTATGAGTATGTTGAGAATGGTTCGCTGGACAGATATTTGTTTACCCAAGACAGCTCAAGAGTCTTAGATTGGAACACAAGATTGCAAATTGCAGTGGGCACGGCGAAAGGGTTGGCTTATCTGCACGAGGAATGCCTGGAACGGGTTTTCCACTGCGACATCAAACCAGAGAATATTCTTCTGGACCAGCAGTTTCGTGCGAAAATATCAGACTTTGGAGTGGCAAAGCTGGCTGGCAGTGGGCATGTAAATAGCGGTCTCGCCTTCTCTACCATACGAGGGACAAGAGGGTACCTGGCGCCGGAGTGGACGATGAACCTTCCTATCACAGCAAAGGCAGACGTTTACAGTTTCGGGATTCTTCTCTTGGAATTAGTTAGCGGGCAGAAGGCTGCGCAGTTTAATCTGTCAGGAAATAATTTTGTGCAATGGGCTTTCGACAATGTTAAAGATAAGAAATGGACAGAGAACATGGTAGATCCAAAATTAGGAACGAGGGATGTGGAGTGGAAATCAATGGTGGAAATGGAGAGGGTGTTGAAAATAGCGTTGCTGTGCATTGAGCAGGACAATGATGAGAGGCCTTCCATGAGCCAGGTCGTTGAGATGTTAAATCCGGCAGTAGAAGAAGGCGATGGGAAAGAGATTGAAATGTCCCAAATATTTAGGCAGACGGGTCAATTATCGTATTATGAATCGACCCCTTCAGATGCATCAACATCCCAAATTTCTCCCTTGTCAGTTGCTTATGAGTAA